A window of Streptomyces sp. NBC_01142 genomic DNA:
CATCGCGGCGGGGCTGCCGCCGCGGGGCCTGGGCTGACCGAATCAATACCCGAGAACCGAAGGGGACCTATCGTGGAGGAGACACCGTGAAGACCAGCTTGGACGCCGAAGGGGGGCCTGACATGGCCCGCAACGTCACCATCGAGATGGATGAGGACTTCCTCGCCGACCTGCGCAAGGTCTTCGGTGTGGAGACAGACGAGGCAGCTGTGAAGGAAGCCGCTATGCGGCTGGCGAAGTACGTGCGCCGCCAGGACTTCATCGAGGACGTCAGGTCGGGGAGGATCGACTTGCAGTACGACGTTCGAGATGAGCCCGGTGAGGGGTCGTCGGCGGCGTGAGTGAGCGATACCTCATCGACAAGTCGGCGCTCGCGCGCTGGGAGCAGGCTGTCGTGGCCGATGTGCTGGACCCCCTTCACGATCGGGGACTGCTGTGCATCACCGGTGCCGTACACATCGAAGTCAAGTATTCGGCACGTGATGGGCAGGAGTCGGAGCGGCTGGACGGTCGGCTACGCGGCTTCGACTGCCTGCCCTGCCCCGACGAAGTATGGGACGCGGCGATCGAGACTCAGGACAAGGCGATCGCGAAGGGCAACCACCGCGCTCTCTCGCTCGCCGACCTGGTGATCGCCGCCACCGCGCAGCGGCACCGAGTCACCGTCCTTCACTACGACCAGGACTACGACCAGATCGCCGAACTGACCGGATACCCGAGCCGGTGGGTCGTCGAGCCGGGAACGGCCGACGTTTAGCCGCATGCCCCGAGCCAGTGGCCCGGGGCATTTCGGCTTGGAAGTGCGGACCGCGCGGGCGGATTCGAGCGGGGGCTCAGGACTCCGCGATTGCTTCCTCTGCGTCGGGGTCCGGCTTGACCTCGCCGCCCAGTGCCTCCGCGATCGCCGCGAACTCGTCCAGCGCGGCCTGAAGGTCTTCGACGATCTCCTGAGCGATCACCTCGGGCGGCAGCAGGCTGTCCGCGTCGTCGAGGGCCGGGTCCTTCATCCAGGTGATGTCGAGATTGAACTTGTCGCGCTTGATCAGGTCGTCGTAGTCAAAGGACGTTCGCCTTGACGCCGCCCGCGTAGAAGATGCCGGTCGGCAGGCGGAGGAGGGTGTGCAGGTCGAACTCCTTAAGGAGGCGGCGGCGGATCTTTTCGCCCGCGCCGCCCTCGAAGAGCACGTTGTCGGGGAGGACGACAGCGGCACGGCCGTCGATCTCCATCAGCGACATGATGTGCTGGAGGAAGTTCAGCTGCTTGTTGGTGGTGGTGGCGCGAAAGTCGTCTCGGTCGTAGGAGATGTCCTCCCGGTCCGTCTTACCGTCCGTGCCGATGACGGTGATCGCGGACTTCTTGCCGAACGGCGGGTTGGCCAGGACCAGAGAAGCGTGCTTGGCGGGCTTCTTGGCGAGGGCGTCCTCGACCGTGATCAGGCTGTCGCCGTTGCTGTCGCCGATGCCGTGGAGCAGCAGGTTCATCGCGGCGAGACGGGCGGTGCCGGGGACGAGCTCCGTACCGAAGATCTTGCCCTCGCCGAGCGCGTGGCGCTGCTCCCGGGAAAGGCCCTTCATGTGGTGCTTGCGGATGTAACTGTGCGCGGCGATGAGGAAGCCGCCGGTGCCGCAGGCGGGGTCCGTGATGGTGTCGTTCGGCCCCGGCCGCATCACGTCGACCATGGCGTCGATGAGCGCACGGGGCGTGAAGGACTGGCCGGCCCCGGTCTTGGTGTCTTCGGCGCCCTTTGCGAGCAGCCCTTCGTAGGCGTCGCCCTTTGGGCCCTGTGGGCCGGCAGTCGAGTCGCATGTGTGAGCCACCCCACTTTCCGTGTGTCCCGCCTTCCAGCGGGCAGGCACAGCTCGAGAGCGGGTACGGCCGCCCCATGATCACGGAGTGAGCGGGACATCTCACCATGTGGTATCTGCGGGGCGGAACCGGCCCGCTCGTTAGACTGAGCCGACCGCGGTAATGACTGCCGCAATGGATTTGAGCGAGGAGCGCACGTGGGCCTTGTCGTGCAGAAGTACGGAGGCTCCTCCGTTGCCGATGCCGAAGGCATCAAGCGCGTCGCCAAGCGAATCGTCGATGCCAAGAAGAACGGCCACCAGGTGGTCGTCGTGGTATCCGCGATGGGCGACACGACGGACGAGCTGATCGATCTCGCAGAGCAGGTATCCCCGATCCCTGCCGGGCGTGAATTCGACATGCTGTTGACCGCAGGAGAGCGGATCTCCATGGCCCTGCTGGCCATGGCGATCAAAAACCTGGGCCACGAGGCCCAGTCGTTCACCGGCAGCCAGGCAGGCGTCATCACCGACTCGGTCCACAACAAGGCGCGCATCATCGATGTGACGCCGGGCCGGATCCGTACGGCGCTCGACGAGGGCAACATCGCCATCGTCGCCGGCTTCCAGGGTGTGTCCCAGGACAAGAAGGACATCACCACCCTCGGCCGTGGCGGCTCCGACACCACAGCCGTCGCCCTCGCCGCCGCACTGGACGCCGAGGTCTGTGAGATCTACACCGATGTGGACGGTGTCTTCACCGCCGACCCGCGGGTCGTGAAGAAGGCCCGGAAGATCGACTGGATCTCCTTCGAGGACATGCTGGAGCTCGCCGCCTCCGGCTCCAAGGTGCTGCTGCACCGCTGCGTCGAATACGCACGCCGATACAACATCCCGATCCACGTCCGCTCGTCCTTCTCCGGACTGCGCGGCACCTGGGTCAGCAACGAGCCGCAGGGAGACCAGCAGGTGGAGCACGCCATCATCTCCGGAGTCGCCCACGACGTCTCCGAAGCCAAGGTCACGGTCGTCGGAGTACCGGACAAGCCGGGCGAGGCCGCGGCCATCTTCCGCGCGATCGCGGACGCCGAGATCAACATCGACATGGTCGTCCAGAACGTCTCGGCGGCGACCACCGCTCTGACGGACATCTCCTTCACCCTCCCCAAGGCCGAGGGCCGCAAGGCCATCGACGCCCTGGAGAAGGCGAAGGCCGCCGTCGGCTTCGAGTCGCTGCGCTACGACGACCAGATCGGCAAGATCTCGCTGGTCGGCGCCGGTATGAAGACCAACCCCGGCGTCACCGCCTCGTTCTTCGAGGCACTCTCCGACGCGGGCGTGAACATCGAGCTGATCTCCACTTCGGAGATCCGTATCTCGGTGGTCACCCGCGCCGACGACGTCAACGAGGCCGTGCGCGCCGTGCACACCGCCTTCGGTCTCGACAGCGACTCCGACGAGGCGGTCGTCTACGGGGGCACCGGGCGATGACCCGTAAGCCGACGCTCGCGGTCGTCGGAGCGACCGGAGCCGTCGGTGCGGTGATGCTCCAGATCCTGTCGCAGCACGCCGACGTCTGGGGCGACATCCGACTGCTCGCCTCGTCGCGCTCGGCCGGCCGCAAGCTGGCCGTGCGCGGCGAGGAGACAGAAGTCGTCGCGCTGGCCGAAGAAGCCCTGGAGGGCGTCGACGTCGCGCTCTTCCTGGTGCCGGGCGAGGTGTCCGCGCAGTGGGCGCCGATCGCCGCGGCCAAGGGCGTGGTAGTCGTGGACAATTCGGCTGCTTTCCGGATGGATCCGGACGTTCCACTGGTCGTCCCCGAGGTCAATCCGCATGCCGTACGGGTCCGCCCGCGCGGCATTGTCGCGAGCCCGCACGACACCACGCTCGCCATGCTTCCGGTGGTCGGGGCGCTGCACGCCGAGTTCGGGCTGCGCGAACTGGTCGTCTCCTCCTACCAGGCCGTCAGCGGTGCCGGCCGGGACGCCGTCGACACGCTGCGCGCTCAGCTCTCGCTGGTTGCCGGTACGGAGCTGGGCGCGGGTCCCGGAGACGTACGCCGTGCGGTGAGTGACCATCAGGGGTCCTTCCCCGCGCCGCTCGCGCTCAATGTGGTGCCCTGGTCCGGGACGCTCGAGGAGGACGGCTGGTCCTCGGAAGAGCTCGGTCTGCGGGCCGAGACGCGCAAGATCCTGGGCCTGCCCGGGCTGCGGGTGACGGCGACGTGCGTGCGCGTACCGGTCGTCACCACGCACTCCCTCGCTGTGCACGCGCGCTTCGAGGACGAGGTCACCGTGGGGCGGGCGCACGAGATCCTCGCCACCTCGCCGGGTGTGGTGCTCTACGACAACCCGGAGGCGGGCGACTTTCCGACGCCGGCCGATGTGGTGGGGACGGATCCGGTGTGGGTGGGACGGGTGCGGCGGGCGCCGGACGACGCATGTGCGCTCGAGCTCTTCATCTGCGGCGACAATCTGCGCAAGGGGGCGGCCCTGAACTCCGCGCAGATCGCTGAGGCGATCGCCGCCGAGTTCTGAGCCGGGTTCGGGATGCGGTTCTGACTGGGTTCCGGCCGCGATCCCGGCCGCGGTTCGCGCTGCGGTTCGGGCTGCGGTTCTGACTGGTTCCGGCTGGGTCCTCGCCCGCGGTCCCGCCCGGGTTCGAATTCGCCGGGACTCGGCCCGAGTCCTTTGTAGGATCTGTGAACGCCCTGTGAGCAAGTCGAAGGTCTGGACCGCTTGAACTGGGCAGTCAGTATGTTCGATTATTCGCTTCCCCCTTGCTGCAACCGGTAGTTGGGTGGGAGGCGTCTTTGCGGTCGCCCCTTCGCGCTGCCGCGAAACTGGGGCATTGGGGAAGAGCGGGTACGCATGAGGGCATTCAGATCACCGCCAAAAACGGTGGCGTGCGCGTACAACCCTGACGGGGGGAAGCGTGTCCAACAGGCGTGGCAGAGGTTCTCGACATCACAGGGATGGTCCCGGTTCGCGGCGCAGCAGTGCGCCCGCTCCGCAGACCCCGCCCGGCCGGCGGCATGCCGGTGATCGCTCCCATGCCCGCTCCGCGTACCACCCGCATCCCCTCCCAGCGCGAGGGCGCTGACGGCACCATGGCCGCGGGCACCACCGTCGATCACCTCACCGAGACCTACCGCGCCCACTACCGGTCGCTGCTGGGTCTCGCTGCCCTGCTCCTGGACGACACGGCCTCCTGCGAGGACGTCGTCCAAGAGGCGTTCATCCGCGTCCACTCGGCGCGCAACAGGGTGCGGGACCCGGAGAAGACCCTGGCGTATCTGCGTCAGACCGTGGTCAACCTCTCCCGTTCCGCGCTTCGCCGCCGCATCCTCGGCCTGAAGCTGCTGTCCAAGCCGATGCCGGACATGGCGAGTGCCGAGGAGGGGGCGTACGACCAGCTGGAGCGGGACGCGCTGATCAAGGCGATGCGCGGACTGCAGCGGCGCCAGCGCGAAGTGCTGGTGCTGCGGTACTTCGCCGACATGACCGAGGCTCAGGTCGCCGAGACGCTGGGGATATCCCTGGGCTCGGTGAAGGCGTACGGCTCGCGGGGTATCGCGGCGCTGCGCGTCGCGATGGAGGCCACGGCATGAGCGGGCACGGGCACAGGTTTGAGCGGTACGGGCCGGACGGGCCGTTTGACGACCGGACTGGGAACGAAATTGTGAGCAACGGGCCGGAAAATGAGCTGGGTGGCCTCGGGCCCCTCGAGCAGGGGTCCGGGCAGGGATTCGCCGGGAGCCTCGGTGGCAGCCTGGGTGACCGCGAAGGCCCGGGCGGCGGGAGCCTGGACGGCGAGGCGCTGAGCGGCGGCGAAGCAGCCCTGCGGCGGATGCTGCAGGGTGCTGTGGAGGACCTCGCGCCCTCCGACGGTGCACTCGACCATCTGCGCAGGGCGGTCCCCGCGCGGCGCGCCCGTAAGAGGCAGGCGCTCGTCGGCATGGCGGCCGCGGCGCTGCTGATCGGCACCGCCGTCCCCGCCTTCGTCCATGTGGCGAGCTCGGGCGGCAGCGAGAACGCCAGCCCCGTCAACGCCGGACACGGTGAGCAGGCGCAGGGCGGCACCGGGGACGAGACGGGCGTCGTGGGCGGTGGGAAGGGAACGGACAACCCCTCCGCCGGCAGCAAGGACACCGAGAAGGACACGGACGGGAAGAAGCAGGAGCCGGGCGAGGAGCCCGGCGCCGGCGCCTCGCAGGGCACGACGGGCGGCACGGCCGTCCCGCCGGGTACCGCGGCGGCGACCACACCCGTCTGCGGCGCCGCCCAGCTCAGCGTCTCGGGGCAGTCGGGCGCGCCGGACGCCGAGGGCAAGGTCTACGGCACCTTCCGCATCGTCAATGTCTCGCAGAGCGACTGTGCGGTCAGCGGCGCCGGCTCGGTCGGGATCGAGACGCTGGGCGCCGCCGACCGCGCCAAGATCATGGTCATCTCGCACACGGCAGGGGACGCGGCGGGCGGACTGCCCGACCCCTCGCAGGAGGCGGCGGGTCCGCTGCTGCTGCAGTCGAACGCGGCGTACGAGGTGAAGTTCGCCTGGGTGCCGTCCGAAACCTGCCCGACCACCGGCGCCTCGCCCGACCCGACGCCGACGGACGGCGGCTCCTCGGGCGCGACCAGCGGCACGGGCACGGAGGCGGAGACCCAGCCCCAGCTGGGCAGCGAGGACGGCGGGACGCAGGACGGCAGTGTGCTCGTGTCGCACACCCCCGAGGCGGGCGGGCCGGCCGCGCAGACGACGATCTCCAACGCCTGTGCGGGCACGATCTACCGCACGGGCATGCTGCAGGCCTGAACAACGCGAACGTGGGACGGGACCGCTGCTGAGCGGCCCGCCCCACATTCATCTCCCGACCCAGGTCCACGCCTCTGTGCGAGGCCACGCCTTGCCCCGGGTCCATGCCCTGTCCGGGACCACGCGCTGCCCCAGGCCCAGCCCCCGCCCAGGGTCCACGCCCTGCCCAGGCCCATGCTCCGCCGTGCCTACACCGGCTCGGGCTCCAGGCCCAGCTCCCGGTCCCTGGCCGCCTCCGCCTCGCGCCGCAGCAGCCGGAACCACATGAAGAGCACAAAGCCGGCGAAGACGAACCACTCCCCGGTGTAACCCAGGTTCTGGAATGCCTTGAGGTCGAGCCCGCTGCCCTGCGGCGCCGCCGCGGGCACGGCCTTCAGCCCGCCGTCCGCCTCGGTCAGGGTGACCCACGCGTCGTACACATCGTCCGGCACCAGGTTCACCAGCGAGGCCGCGCTGATCATCCCCAGCTGTCCGCTCGGCAGTCCACCCGCCGCATGCACCCCGTCGGTGCCTGCGGTCTCGGAAGCCTGCAGGGCACCGGTCACGGTGACCTCACCGGCCGGGGCCGCGGGGGTTCGTGCGCCCTCGGCGAGCCAGCCGCGGACGACGGGCAACGTCCGGCCGCCGTCGGTCTTCAGCAGCGTGAGGACGTACGAGCCGCGCTTGCCGTCCAACTGCCGTTCCGGTACCAGGAACTGCTTGCCGTACTGCCCGGTGGCCGTCGCCGTGCGCCCGGAGGTCTCCTGGTCGACGGGCAGCAGCTCGTCGAGCGCCACGGCCTTCTGCTCACCCGGGCCGGGCCTCCGCTCGGCCTTCTGGTGCGAGTCGACGCGGTCCTCGAACTTGCCGAGCTGCCACGAGCCCATGAAGACGCAGAAGGGGATCGCCAGCACGACGAAGAGATTGATCCCCCACCAGCGGGGCGTCAGCAGGAACCGGTACACCCCTCCACGGTACGGGCTGCGCCGAGGCGGCCCCGGAGCGGGGGTTGCGCGGGATGCCCACCGGCCGGGCCCCGACGGAGCGGAGGGGACGCGGTGCGGAACCGTACCCCCTCCCTCTCTCTGCCCGGGCTGTCTCGCCTATCCGGGCTGTCTCGGCTATCCGGGCTGTCCGAGACGCGCGGCAGCAAATTCGATCTCGAGCCGGACCTGCTTGATCCGCTCCTCCACCACGAGCGAGCCGTGGCCCGCGTCGTACCGGTACACCTCGTGCACCGCGCCGCGTGCAGCCAGCCGATCCACGTAGTTCTCGACCTGGCGGATCGGGCAGCGCGGGTCGTTGACGCCCGCCGAGATGTAGACCGGAGCCCTGACCTCGTCGACGTACGTCAGCGGGGACGAGGCCTCGAACCGCTCCGGGACCTCCTCCGGGGTCCCGCCGAGCAGCGTGCGGTCCATGGCCTTCAGGGCCTCCATCTCGTCGTGGTACGCCGTGACGTAGTCCGCGACCGGTACGGCCGCGAGGCCCAGCGCCCATGCCTCGGGCTGGGTGCCGAGACCGAGCAGGGTGAGATACCCGCCCCAGGAGCCGCCCGCCAGGACCAGCTTCGCCGGGTCGGCGAGACCGGACGTCACCGCCCACTCGCGGACCGCCGCGATATCCTCCAGCTCGATCAGCCCGACCCGGTGCTTGAGGGCGTCCGTCCACTCCCGTCCGTACCCGGTCGAGCCGCGGTAGTTGACCCGCACGACCGCGTACCCGTGGTCGATCCAGGCCGCCGGGCCGGCCGCGAAGGCGTCACTGTCGTGCCAGGTGGGCCCGCCGTGGATCTCGAAGACGGTCGGGAACGGACCCGCCCCGGCCGGCTTCTGGACCAGCGCGTGGATACGGCCCCCGGGCCCCTCGACCCAGGCGTCCTCGACCGGCACCGACCCGGGCGCCTTCATCCCCGGCGGGTCCAGCACCACCCCGCCCGCGGTGGACCGCACCTGCGGCGGCTGCGCGGCGGACGACCACAGATACTCCACGGCCCCGTCCGGCCGGGCCGTCGCGCCCGAGACGGAACCGGTCGGCGTCTCGATCCGCACCAGCTCGCGCGAGGCCAGGTCGTACCGCCACAGCTCGCCGCGCGCCTCGAAGCTGTGCGCGACCAGCAGCCCGGAGCCGTCCGGATACCACTCCGCGTTCACGTCGCCCGGCAGGTCGATCGCGAGATCGGTCTCCCGGCCCGAGGCGACGTCCCAGATCATCGGCTCCCAGCGGCCGCGCCGCTGATGCCCGATGAGCAGCCGGGTGTCCCCGTCCACGGGAGCGAACCCGAGGACCTCGAGGCCCAGTTCCCTGGTGCCGCCCTTGGTGTCGTCGAGCTCGGCCACCGGGCCGCCGTCCAGCCGGACCACGCGCAGGGCGGAGTGCATCGCGTCGCCGTGCTCGGTGTGCTCGAGCGCGATCAGCGTCCCGTCGCGGGAGAGATCGCCGACACCGGCGGACTCCCGGTGCCGGTAGATCTCGACCGGCTCGGCTCCGGGCCGTACGACATGGATCGTCGTACCGTCCTCGTCGGTCGACCGGCCGACCACGGACGTGCCGTCCCGGCCGATCGCCAGCCCGGCCGGGTACGACGGCTCGAGGCCGGGCGCCGCGGGCACGTCGTCGCCGCCGCCGAAGGGCTGCCGCATCCACACCCCGAACTCGTCCCCGTCGGTGTCGGAGAACCACCAGATCGAGGTGCCGTCGGGGGACAGGACGCCGTCCGTGGTGCCGTTCGGCCGGTCCGTCGCCTGCCGCTGCTCGCCACTGGCCCGGTCCCAGGCGTACAGCTCGTACGTCCCCGTCGCATTGGAGACGAAGAGGGAACGGTCCGGAGCGTCCTCGGCCCAGTCGGGCAGCGAGACGCGGGGCGCGCGGAAGCGCTTCTCCCAGTCGGGCATGGTCTGTGCATCGGCGTCGGTCATGCCTCCATGAAACCTGATGGCGGTGAGCCACAGGTGCGAGGCCCGTTGTCAGTGGTGGGGTGCACACTCGGCGTATGACCTCACCGACCGAGTCGACACCACCGTCCTCATCGATCGACCTGCGCAAGACAGTGGAGACACACTGGACTTCGGCCGAGGCGCGTGACTGGGTGACCTTCGAGTCGACCCTTGCCGAGGACGTGGTCTACGAGCTGCCGCAGACGCGTGAGCGCATACGTGGCAAGGAGGCGTTCCTCCAGTTCTACCGGGAGTACCCCGGTGATTGGCATCTGCGCGTCGAGCGCATCGTCGCCGAGGGAGGACAGGTCGTGACCTGGATCCATGCCGCCGTGGGGCTGGAGGAGATGTACGCGCTCACGTTCTTCACCGGTGATGAGGAGGGCCGGATCACGACGATCACGGACTTCTGGCCGGAGGCGTACGAGCCCCCGCCGGGCCGCGAGCACCTGGTCGAGCGTTACTGAAGGCCCCCGTGCCGTCAACGGTCTCTGTCACCGGGCCGGGCACGGCCAAGGGGTTCTAGCCGTTTTCCCAGCCGCTGGTCCGGTCCGTTGGAGCCGCGCTGTCCGTGCGGTCCGTGCGGTCCGAGTGGTCCGCGCTGTCCGCGCTGTCCGTACGGCGGCGCACCGCGAGGGCGGCGGCATAGCCGGGGTCGGTGGCCAGGTCGGCCACCAACCAGTCGGCGTGCGTGGCCGGTTGGGGCCCGGCGCCGACATGAGTGAGCGAGAGATCCTCGTTCAGGCCGACCCCGGTGGCCTTCAGCAGGGCCTCCTTACGGGTCCAGCAGCGGGCGAAGGCGGCCGGGCGCTCGGCGGCGGGCAGTGCCGCCAGTTCCGTACGCTCCCTGGGGTGCAGCCGGGCCGCGACCTCGCTGACCGTGGCGGGGTCGGGGAGTGCTTCGACGTCGATACCGACGGGGGCTTCGGCGAGGGCGATCATCACGATGCCGCCCGTGTGCGAGAGCGAGAAGTGCACGGCGTAGCCGGGCACGTGGGGCCGCCCGTGCGGGCCGGAGCAGTGGGTGCACGGTTCGCGCGCCATGGTGACCGCCTGCGGAGTCTGCCCGAGCCGCTCGCCGAGCAGCCGGCGCAGGGTCACATGCGCGACCGCGTAGGCGTCGCGGTCCGCGCTCCGGTGGAAGGCGGCGAGGCGCGCGGCCTCGTCGGCGTCGAGGAGGCCGCGGTGGGCGACGGCGTCCTCGGCGTGGTCGGACACCCGCCCGCACCACAGCAGTTCCACGCCGGGCAGCGTCGCCGGGCGGGGGGCGGGGAGGTGAACCATGGTGTCTCCCAACATCCTGTACGAGTACTGCACAGTGTGCCGTTTCGACGCCCAGACATTTAACAGATCCATGGTTCCGTTAAGATGAAAGGTACTGCGTCGGAACGTGAGAACTGGAGCCCCGTGATGAATGCCGAGGATGCGGACCCGGGCACCGTCCGGCCCGGCGGGCGCACCGCACGCGTCCGGGCCTCCGTCCTGCGAGCGGCGGGTGACGCCCTGGTCGAGCACGGCTTCCACCGCCTCGACCTGACCGATGTGGCCCGCCGCGCGGAGGTGGGCAAGACAACCGTCTACCGCCGCTGGGGCACGACCACCGGCCTGGTCGCCGATCTGCTGGCCGACATGGCGGAACAGTCCGTACCGCGTTCGGACACGGGCTCGCTGACCGAGGACCTCAGGGCCAACGCCCGCCTCGTCGCCGGCACCCTGGGCGACCCCCGCCAGGGCCCCCTCTTCAAAGCCGTGATCGCCGCCGCCACCTGCGACGAACGCACCGCCGAGGCCCTGCACCGCTTCTACGCGACCCGGATCAAGGAGTGGGTGCCGTGCGTCGAGGGCGCGATCACCCGCGGTGAGCTGCCCGCGGGCACCGACGCCCATGAGGTGATCCGCGCGGTCTCGGCCCCGCTCTACTACCGCCTGCTGGCCAGCGGCGACCCTCTCGACGAGGCCGCCGCAGACCGCGCGGCCGCCGCCGCCGAGTCCGCCGCCCGGGCGGGTGCGTACGTTCCCTGACACCTCACCCGGAACACGCCAAGGGCCTGACCCTCGATGAGGATCAGGCCCTTGAGCTGTTGGCCGGCAGACCGCAGACCGCAGACCGCGACTTAGATGTTGACGCCGAAGTCCTGAGCGATACCGCGCAGACCGGAGGCGTACCCCTGGCCGACGGCGCGGAACTTCCACTCCGCCGCGTTGCGGTACAGCTCGCCGAAGACCATCGCGGTCTCGGTCGAGGCGTCCTCGCTCAGGTCGTAGCGCGCCAGCTCGGCGCCGCCGGCCTGGTTGACGACGCGAATGAACGCGTTGCGCACCTGGCCGAAGGACTGCTGACGGCTCTCGCCCTCGTGGATGGAGACCGGGAACACGATCTTGTCGACCTCGGCGGGCACGCCCGCCAGGTTCACCTTGATCTGCTCGTCGTCGCCCTCGCCCTCACCCGTGAGGTTGTCACCGGTGTGCTCGACGGAGCCCTCGGGGCTCTTGAGGTTGTTGAAGAACACGAAGTGCTGGTCGGACACGACCTTGCCGTTGGCGTCCACCAGCAGGGCACTGGCGTCGAGGTCGAAGTCGGTCCCGGTGGTGCTGCGTACGTCCCAGCCCAGACCCACGACGACCGCGGTCAGGCCCGGGGCCTCCTTGCTGAGCGAGACGTTGCCGCCCTTGGAAAGGCTGACACCCATGGAAATCCCCTGCGCAATCCGGCGCGGGCCGCGCCTCTTGACGATTCCTTTGCCCACCGGCCCAACGAGTGACCACCGGCTCGGGTTCCCCTGTGGCCGTCAGGAATGGGCCAAGGGGCTGACGGGCTTGTCGGGCTGGGCCACGAGTCCGTCCGCGACCAGGCCGGCGAGCACGGCCTCACTCAGCGCCTGCACCGCGGACTGCGGCCGGACCATGACCGTGAACTCCTTGATCCGGCCTGCCTCGTCGAACTGGAGCAGGTCGATGCCGTGGATCTGCTTGCCGTTCACGGTGGCCCGGAAGAGCAGGATCTCCGACGGGGCTTCCTCGCCGTCCCCACTGGTCTCGGCGGCGCCCTCGAACTGTCC
This region includes:
- a CDS encoding PIN domain nuclease → MSERYLIDKSALARWEQAVVADVLDPLHDRGLLCITGAVHIEVKYSARDGQESERLDGRLRGFDCLPCPDEVWDAAIETQDKAIAKGNHRALSLADLVIAATAQRHRVTVLHYDQDYDQIAELTGYPSRWVVEPGTADV
- a CDS encoding aspartate kinase; this translates as MGLVVQKYGGSSVADAEGIKRVAKRIVDAKKNGHQVVVVVSAMGDTTDELIDLAEQVSPIPAGREFDMLLTAGERISMALLAMAIKNLGHEAQSFTGSQAGVITDSVHNKARIIDVTPGRIRTALDEGNIAIVAGFQGVSQDKKDITTLGRGGSDTTAVALAAALDAEVCEIYTDVDGVFTADPRVVKKARKIDWISFEDMLELAASGSKVLLHRCVEYARRYNIPIHVRSSFSGLRGTWVSNEPQGDQQVEHAIISGVAHDVSEAKVTVVGVPDKPGEAAAIFRAIADAEINIDMVVQNVSAATTALTDISFTLPKAEGRKAIDALEKAKAAVGFESLRYDDQIGKISLVGAGMKTNPGVTASFFEALSDAGVNIELISTSEIRISVVTRADDVNEAVRAVHTAFGLDSDSDEAVVYGGTGR
- a CDS encoding aspartate-semialdehyde dehydrogenase, which produces MTRKPTLAVVGATGAVGAVMLQILSQHADVWGDIRLLASSRSAGRKLAVRGEETEVVALAEEALEGVDVALFLVPGEVSAQWAPIAAAKGVVVVDNSAAFRMDPDVPLVVPEVNPHAVRVRPRGIVASPHDTTLAMLPVVGALHAEFGLRELVVSSYQAVSGAGRDAVDTLRAQLSLVAGTELGAGPGDVRRAVSDHQGSFPAPLALNVVPWSGTLEEDGWSSEELGLRAETRKILGLPGLRVTATCVRVPVVTTHSLAVHARFEDEVTVGRAHEILATSPGVVLYDNPEAGDFPTPADVVGTDPVWVGRVRRAPDDACALELFICGDNLRKGAALNSAQIAEAIAAEF
- a CDS encoding SigE family RNA polymerase sigma factor — encoded protein: MPVIAPMPAPRTTRIPSQREGADGTMAAGTTVDHLTETYRAHYRSLLGLAALLLDDTASCEDVVQEAFIRVHSARNRVRDPEKTLAYLRQTVVNLSRSALRRRILGLKLLSKPMPDMASAEEGAYDQLERDALIKAMRGLQRRQREVLVLRYFADMTEAQVAETLGISLGSVKAYGSRGIAALRVAMEATA
- a CDS encoding SURF1 family protein, translated to MYRFLLTPRWWGINLFVVLAIPFCVFMGSWQLGKFEDRVDSHQKAERRPGPGEQKAVALDELLPVDQETSGRTATATGQYGKQFLVPERQLDGKRGSYVLTLLKTDGGRTLPVVRGWLAEGARTPAAPAGEVTVTGALQASETAGTDGVHAAGGLPSGQLGMISAASLVNLVPDDVYDAWVTLTEADGGLKAVPAAAPQGSGLDLKAFQNLGYTGEWFVFAGFVLFMWFRLLRREAEAARDRELGLEPEPV
- a CDS encoding prolyl oligopeptidase family serine peptidase is translated as MTDADAQTMPDWEKRFRAPRVSLPDWAEDAPDRSLFVSNATGTYELYAWDRASGEQRQATDRPNGTTDGVLSPDGTSIWWFSDTDGDEFGVWMRQPFGGGDDVPAAPGLEPSYPAGLAIGRDGTSVVGRSTDEDGTTIHVVRPGAEPVEIYRHRESAGVGDLSRDGTLIALEHTEHGDAMHSALRVVRLDGGPVAELDDTKGGTRELGLEVLGFAPVDGDTRLLIGHQRRGRWEPMIWDVASGRETDLAIDLPGDVNAEWYPDGSGLLVAHSFEARGELWRYDLASRELVRIETPTGSVSGATARPDGAVEYLWSSAAQPPQVRSTAGGVVLDPPGMKAPGSVPVEDAWVEGPGGRIHALVQKPAGAGPFPTVFEIHGGPTWHDSDAFAAGPAAWIDHGYAVVRVNYRGSTGYGREWTDALKHRVGLIELEDIAAVREWAVTSGLADPAKLVLAGGSWGGYLTLLGLGTQPEAWALGLAAVPVADYVTAYHDEMEALKAMDRTLLGGTPEEVPERFEASSPLTYVDEVRAPVYISAGVNDPRCPIRQVENYVDRLAARGAVHEVYRYDAGHGSLVVEERIKQVRLEIEFAAARLGQPG
- a CDS encoding nuclear transport factor 2 family protein, whose translation is MTSPTESTPPSSSIDLRKTVETHWTSAEARDWVTFESTLAEDVVYELPQTRERIRGKEAFLQFYREYPGDWHLRVERIVAEGGQVVTWIHAAVGLEEMYALTFFTGDEEGRITTITDFWPEAYEPPPGREHLVERY
- a CDS encoding 4'-phosphopantetheinyl transferase superfamily protein, encoding MVHLPAPRPATLPGVELLWCGRVSDHAEDAVAHRGLLDADEAARLAAFHRSADRDAYAVAHVTLRRLLGERLGQTPQAVTMAREPCTHCSGPHGRPHVPGYAVHFSLSHTGGIVMIALAEAPVGIDVEALPDPATVSEVAARLHPRERTELAALPAAERPAAFARCWTRKEALLKATGVGLNEDLSLTHVGAGPQPATHADWLVADLATDPGYAAALAVRRRTDSADSADHSDRTDRTDSAAPTDRTSGWENG
- a CDS encoding TetR/AcrR family transcriptional regulator; this encodes MNAEDADPGTVRPGGRTARVRASVLRAAGDALVEHGFHRLDLTDVARRAEVGKTTVYRRWGTTTGLVADLLADMAEQSVPRSDTGSLTEDLRANARLVAGTLGDPRQGPLFKAVIAAATCDERTAEALHRFYATRIKEWVPCVEGAITRGELPAGTDAHEVIRAVSAPLYYRLLASGDPLDEAAADRAAAAAESAARAGAYVP
- a CDS encoding TerD family protein, whose translation is MGVSLSKGGNVSLSKEAPGLTAVVVGLGWDVRSTTGTDFDLDASALLVDANGKVVSDQHFVFFNNLKSPEGSVEHTGDNLTGEGEGDDEQIKVNLAGVPAEVDKIVFPVSIHEGESRQQSFGQVRNAFIRVVNQAGGAELARYDLSEDASTETAMVFGELYRNAAEWKFRAVGQGYASGLRGIAQDFGVNI